The following DNA comes from Cherax quadricarinatus isolate ZL_2023a chromosome 31, ASM3850222v1, whole genome shotgun sequence.
aaagcagggggggatatagtgttggagtggttggtacttttgtttaataaatgtatgaaagaggggaaggtacctagggattggcagagagcatgtatagtccctttatataaagggaaaggggacaaaagagattgtaaaaattatagaggaataagtttactgagtatatcaggaaaagtatacggtagggttataattgaaagaattagaggcaagacagaatgtagaattgcggatgagcaaggaggtttcagagtgggtaggggatgtgtagatcaagtgtttacattgaagcatatatgtgaacagtatttagataaagttagggaagtttttattgcatttatggatttagaaaaggcatatgatagagtggatagaggagcaatgtggcagatgttgcaagtatatggaataggtggtaagttaccaaatgctgtaaagagcttttatgaggatagtgaggctcaggttagggtgtgtagaagagagggagaatacttcccggtaaaagtaggtcttagacagggatgtgtaatgtcaccatggttgtttaatatatttatagatggggttgtaaaagaagtaaatgctagggtgctcgggagaggggtgggattaaattatggggaatcaaattcaaaatgggaattgacacagttactttttgctgatgatactgtgcttatgggagattctaaagaaaaattgcaaaggttagtggatgagtttgagaatgtgtgtaaaggtagaaagttgaaagtgaacatagaaaagagtaaggtgatgagggtatcaaatgatttagataaagaaaaattggatatcaaattggggaggaggagtatggaagaagtgaatgttttcagatacttgggagttgacgtgtcggcggatggatttatgaaggatgaggttaatcatagaattgatgagggaaaaaaggtgagtggtgcgttgaggtatatgtggaatcaaaaaacgttatctatggaggcaaagaagggaatgtatgaaagtatagtagtaccaacactcttatatggatgtgaagcttgggtggtaaatgcagcagcgaggagacggttggaggcagtggagatgtcctgtctaagggcaatgtgtggtgtaaatattatgcagaaaattcggagtgtggaaattaggagaaggtgtggagttaataaaagcattagtcagagggcagaagaggggttgttgaggtggtttggtcatttagagagaatggatcaaagtagaatgacatggaaagcatataaatctataggggaaggaaagaggggtaggggtcgtcctcgaaagggttggaaagagggggtaaaggaggttttgtgggtgaggggcttggacttccagcaagcgtgcatgagcgtgttagataggagtgaatggagacgaatgatacttgggacctgacgatctgttggagtgtgagcagggtaatatttagtgaagggattcagggaaaccggttattttcatatagtcggacttgagtcctggaaatgggaagtacaatgcctgcactttaaaggaggggtttgggatattggcagtttgaaggggtatgttgtgtatctctatacgtatatgcttctaaactgttatattctgagcacctctgcaaaagcagtgataatgtgtgagtgtggtgaaagtgttgaatgatgatgaaagtattttctttttggggattttctttctttttttgggtcaccctgccttggtgggagacgaccgacttgttgaaaaaaaaaaaaaaaaaaaagaaaaaataatattaacaatgggtggttattactgttattaatagttactgttattgtttATTATGACATATTAGATCAACCGTgattagataaataagccgtagagttgatattggtGTCATATTGAAAGACTATCTTATCCTGCCTCCAAAAACTCTGCTGctgccacaattcctaacatacataatgacattttaAATACGATTGGGCGGCTGGGCATTCATGAATGTTCAAAGCCTGTGAGtgtggagggagacctgtattttttttttttttttttaatatttttgggtgtctggaacggattaattgtatatGTTAAttaatgggaaatattgctttgaatttaggccgaccttctggaacggattatagCCGAtatttggggttccactgtaatggAAATTAATCAGCACGGTACATAGCAAAAGCCATAATGGGCAATGTGGGTATAAATAATTCCATACCATGACTATTTAGAACATGGGGTGCAGGGAAAATGCTGCCATAAAATCAATCAATTTAATGGATTTGGAAAACTCAAAAGATTTGTATAGCATTACTATACTATTATTGTACACTCTTATATTTACAAGAACTGTATAGCAATAAACAGAACTGCAAATCTAGGGTACCATAAAGTACATGTTAACCTAAGAAATTTGTATATGAAtgatacacaataccgacaagaggaAAATTTAgctatgtgcaacatctgggtatcttaattgtatatgtttcgccatccagtgcctttatcaatacaaattcaagaacataattggaagacagaagtagtatatacaaaagatgaggtaatcagtctctcagccttgaagttgaAGAGTACTGTAGTTATGAAGACTTcatgactatggtgctcttcactaacttcaaggctgagggactgattacttcatcttttgtatatacttctactgtcttccaattacatccttgaatttgtattgataaaggcactggatggcaaaacatatacaattaagatacccagatgttgcacgtgtctaattttcacctagaaaatttagaaaaaaaaactggagTTTACTATATTAACAATTGAAATGCTTTATCACAATGAAAATGACAACTATTTATGCTAGGTATCTaagtaatattttatatataaatttatgtaaatacaataaattgtaaaaaaaaaaaaaaaaaaaaaaaaacacaaacctTCGAACTTGAAAGTTGGGAATTTCGTCATGTctactcctgcaccacctccatACTGACGAGCAACTCTGTCCAGCTCGTGCTGCAGCTGCTTCTCCATGTCTGGGGTAACATCTACCAACTTTCCACCAGCAGCCCTAAAGTAAATTTTGATGACTAAGGACAATGCAATTAATTTAAAAGACAATGCATTTTCCACCAGCCTACATAGGTACAGTACATGTTAAGCAAGATATAACATACATCTATATACATATTATCTGGTGCCTGTTTAGTGTTTTAAGTAATATTATCTAAGATTATGATTGTTATTGTAACAGGGAGATACAGTACTTACCAATGTAACCTAAATTACTTTATTTGGCTATAATATAATGCAGGttagccatcactaatctggcaatcgGTAATCTGGTTctatcagtaatccagcactaatttcagccagcataatttcaaatttctgggcatcaccacactaacctgacGCTACTGTTTGATGGCACTACTTGCTGTATATATCATTCCAATTTGTTTTCTCcatttgttataacctgctcacttttagccctagccatggttccaatgaataaaagaaatgcttctcgctgtgtaaagcacatacataCACCGTACATTATCcgtaaaagataaggtggctttgaagccactctCGGTCGCCATGAGCTCAGGTTCACTCATCAGCTGAGACCAGTAATTTAGGCCTATATGCGAGAGAACAGGCCTGTGTGGcacgtataaaaaaaaaatcctgcagcacgcagtgcataatgagaaaatacTGCGACTGTTTTTTTGGTGTAAAACACTACTCTGCATTGTATTttagtatggtttttatggttgtatgtatcctcatttttttttggtctcatttgatagaatggaaaataaattacagaaatagatatgattttgattggtttcataatggaaagtaccttgaaattgagctcaaaatagcagaaatgtttgatttttgccaatgtttaagagtgaacaaatgatgtcaccgtccaatacatgtccaactggccagtctaatacgtgGTCATGAATGGGTTAACATTATCTGTAcaatattacaataatgcagtagtctgcatatcaGTAAATctcttgtgtgaataaaaaaaaaaaaaaaaaaaaaaaaaaaggaaagtaaGCGTAATACAAGATGGGCCTGAAGATGcaactaatgaacaaagaaaaatgttattttagggccaggaatgtctgcatcgtttcttctggaccctattttgaaattggtatctcttgaaatttgtgtgaaattggccaacttACTGATAATAAATGTGtgtgatgatatatatatatatatatataaaaatgaagGTAATAGCTGAAAAAAATTCCCAGGAGGCAGTTCAGATGAGCAGCCACACAAATGAACTCTCAAGATTGTGATAAATTCACTTTAAGCCAATTAGTGGTGGAACCAACCAGACTGGGCCATGGGGccgctgacccctgaaaccctctccaggtatgctagATAACAATTTTGCTCTTATATTCACAAATAGGGGATCTGGTACAAAAAGTAACGGTGCCAAGCACACTGGTCTTGATCAGTAAAGCACAGTCATGAGGGTCGTAGTTGTGATATTTGTGATCATGTAGGTCACTCAGCACTTGCATCAATAAAAAAAACTGATAAAATTAACAAATAAACgctactacagcctctcctcacttagcaacgtactcgtttaccgacgactcggacttacgacaggctctctgaccaatatgcatacctaaataatgtatattagagttgatttcTTCTATTCTCTTTATTAGAATATAAAGTACactaaacatttaaaaaatataccagaaatgttataaatggtacaaaggttACATTAAAACAATGTCAAAGACGGCcgacataaacccactaccattatagtatgctcctcaatGACTAATTTGTTTACTAATGTGGTCTTACGgacggaactctgtcattaagtgaggagaggctgtacagtggtaccctgagttttgtgcagctcccaactcgaacaattatgcaagtgtattataGTAAATGCTTTTGAAAgcatatttttgggggtctgaaacggactgatctaatttacattattccttatgggaacaaatccaTTCAGTAACGGCACTTTAACAGCCTTCGGGAAcgaattatggctgaaactcggggtaccactattACAAATAACACAAATACCATTATACAAAGTTTAAATATATGACTAACATCAATTAAAAACCCACTAAACTATTAATGTAACAAGATCCTATAAGTTCTGAGAGCCCTACAGGTACCCCTGCAATTATAAAAGCCATGACAAAGGCAGAAAGGTTTAAGCCATAGGCAAACCATTAAAACGCATTCTACAGTCAATGGCATGCTACAAGCCATacaggagggggaggggcagtTTCCAGAAAAAAGACCACTACATAGCAATTTAGAAGATGCTGCAAGGGTCGATAGAAGAGCTATGAAAGGTGTATGAAAGAAAAGTTAAGTGAATGTAGAAATGAGCAAGTTTCAAGAATAAATGATTGGCTGTACCAAAAATTTAGTAGCTTAGGAAAACTCCCAATCCCCCGTGGGATTTACTGTTGTCCAACAATGAGTTTGTTAAAGTAATGAATAATCCCATACAAAAATACAAAGGCAGAATGGTTACTATTATGACATTTCACATGGTGAAACACTGTCTCAATGAAGTACATATACAATGTACCTCTTACACTATTTTATAAAAGTTTCAACATATAACCTGGGAAAATCTGATACAAGATTAAGAGATAGTACTGTATCAAGTTCTATTACTGAGAATAAATTCCAAAGTCTACAATATTAAAAAGTGTGTGTTAACATACTTGCTCTTCTTTGAATATTCTTGAATTTTTTCCACAAACAGCTGCTGGATAGGATCCGATGTCTTCTTTAAAAGCACAGCAGATATACCATAATTACGACACAATGCTGTGCGCAGTGATTTTGCTTCGGGAATAAGCCTGGCTACAATCATTCTGCAAAgcaaattaaatcagatgatgcAGATTCCTTTAGGGCAAAAAACAAACTTTTTTAAGCCTATATGGTCACTCAGCTCAAGGAGGCTTGATCATCCTCCTACTACTAATCACCACACACATGCTACCTAACTGCCCTTGCCTAATCCAGGTAACAGTTTAAGGCAGGACTAAGAATTGCTGATATGGTTTTTATAATTATTCCACTCTCTCTGCCTGACCCATAGCCAGACTTAGAATTTGTGATTACCCGGTCATCCAGGCTATTGCTACCAATGGTCTGCAGGTTTGCAACGCAATCACAGAGTGGGTCAGTAAGCCTGCCATTCAAAAACAaaatctatttatttattttaccaGTTATAATAAAAAATGTTTCAATAATTCTTTCCTGTTATAAAAGATGTTCATCCATCCTATCCTGTTGTAACAAAAGCTGTTCAGTAATCCTGCCCTACTGTTCTGGAAACTTCATTTATTTTAACCTTGCTATCCTACtttgggagtttttttttttttttaaagtataaCAAACTATATATTTCCCCCTTTTTGAGCCTTTTATTTTCCTGCACTTTGGTACTCTGCCATTCATTTATCTTAATGTATTGAAAACTGTTAATTCAGCCTGCCCTATTGTTCAATAATTCTTCATTATTATAACAATGTGCCATAATCAAGAAATGCAAAGAATAATGGTCCTCTACAGCCAGGCAACACTTGTCTCAGGCACACAAAACCCTGTCTGGCTCTTATATAAGGTCATGTACATTACTCCTGGTTATTATGGTAgtccagtttaaaaaaaaaatatatgaaaactaAGAAAGTTTTTCAAAGTAAAATTTATCCTGGATATGGGTGCAGGTCAGGACGAGCTGAAAAAATCTGAAACACCGAAAACTGGCCATTCCAGTGAAACCTCAATTTAACGATTAACAATGGGGAGGGAATGTTTATTATAGACAACAGTGTTCATTCAGAAATAAATTATCCCAGCTGACTAACAATAGCAAAGAATTCTGGATTTAATCGACTTTATTCACTAAATCAAGATAAAGTTAGTCAGCAAATTAATAACTCTGGATGTAATGAAT
Coding sequences within:
- the LOC128697804 gene encoding ATP synthase-coupling factor 6, mitochondrial, with translation MIVARLIPEAKSLRTALCRNYGISAVLLKKTSDPIQQLFVEKIQEYSKKSKAAGGKLVDVTPDMEKQLQHELDRVARQYGGGAGVDMTKFPTFKFEDPKIDPLA